Proteins encoded within one genomic window of Aerococcus viridans:
- the infB gene encoding translation initiation factor IF-2 → MSKKRVYEVAKEIGISSKELLNVAEKAGFEYSSHMASMTDDEVNKLKSSFANKTVGKEDNNDQPAKAAESQPTKKAENKPAEKGPNKPAPAKANAKQDQHQNKSQNRNNPAKENKNMNNQKNNFKNNTNNKNGGFKGKGKKGKKGRFNNDQNRPQGNPVPPRKNKPLPEKVAYTEGMTVADIAKKIHREPAEIIKKLFLMGVPATQNQALDKDAIELILEEYGVKAEEKVIVDQADFEHYFEEAKNADEEDLETRPAVVTIMGHVDHGKTTLLDYLRNAQVVDGEAGGITQHIGAYQVRENDRLITFLDTPGHAAFTTMRARGADVTDIVILVVAADDGVMPQTVEAINHAKAAGVPIIVAVNKIDKPTANPDRVMQELTEYGLISEEWGGDTIFVNISAKFGQNVSDLLEMILLVADVEEYKAVPNRLALGSVIEARLDPSKGAIATLLVQEGTLRVGDPIVVGDTHGRVRVMTNDTGRRIKQAGPSTPVEITGLQESPQAGDRFVAFDDEKTARAVGEERASRALQERRQANHAVTLDNLFETLQEGELKSVNVIIKGDVQGSVEALAGSLKKIEVEGVKVNIVHQAVGAINESDITLGQASQALIIGFNVRPTPQAKLQADADEVEVRLYNIIYDAINDVESAMTGMLDPEFVEEVTGTVQVRETYNVSKVGTIVGGYVLDGTIYRNSQVRIIRDSIVIYDGQLGSLRRFKDDVKEVSRGFELGLTIENYNDIKVDDEIEAYRMVEVKKK, encoded by the coding sequence ATGTCAAAAAAACGTGTCTACGAAGTTGCTAAGGAAATTGGCATATCAAGTAAAGAGTTATTGAATGTTGCAGAAAAAGCAGGTTTTGAATATTCAAGCCATATGGCATCAATGACTGATGACGAAGTAAACAAGCTAAAAAGTAGCTTTGCAAATAAAACAGTAGGTAAGGAAGACAATAACGATCAGCCAGCGAAAGCAGCTGAAAGTCAACCAACTAAGAAAGCTGAAAATAAACCTGCAGAAAAAGGCCCTAATAAACCAGCACCTGCTAAAGCAAATGCTAAGCAAGATCAGCACCAAAACAAGTCTCAAAATCGCAATAACCCAGCAAAAGAGAATAAGAATATGAATAATCAAAAAAATAATTTTAAAAACAACACTAATAATAAAAATGGCGGATTTAAAGGTAAAGGCAAAAAAGGGAAAAAAGGTCGTTTTAACAATGACCAAAACCGCCCTCAAGGCAACCCAGTACCACCAAGAAAGAATAAGCCACTTCCAGAAAAAGTGGCATATACTGAAGGTATGACTGTTGCGGATATCGCTAAAAAAATTCATCGTGAGCCAGCGGAGATTATCAAAAAATTATTCTTGATGGGTGTACCAGCTACACAAAACCAAGCATTAGATAAAGATGCTATCGAGTTAATTCTAGAAGAATATGGTGTAAAGGCTGAAGAGAAAGTTATTGTTGACCAAGCAGACTTTGAACATTACTTTGAAGAAGCTAAGAATGCAGATGAGGAAGACTTAGAAACTCGTCCAGCGGTTGTAACCATCATGGGGCACGTTGACCATGGTAAAACAACTTTACTTGACTACTTACGTAACGCTCAAGTTGTTGACGGCGAAGCGGGTGGTATCACACAACATATTGGTGCCTACCAAGTACGTGAAAATGACCGTTTAATCACTTTCCTAGATACACCAGGACATGCGGCCTTCACGACGATGCGTGCGCGTGGTGCTGATGTAACGGATATCGTAATACTTGTAGTAGCAGCTGATGATGGTGTAATGCCACAAACCGTTGAGGCGATTAACCATGCCAAAGCAGCGGGTGTACCGATAATCGTTGCAGTAAATAAAATCGATAAACCAACAGCTAATCCTGACCGTGTAATGCAAGAGTTAACTGAATATGGCCTAATTTCTGAAGAGTGGGGTGGGGACACAATCTTCGTAAACATCTCAGCTAAATTCGGTCAAAATGTAAGTGACTTACTAGAAATGATTTTATTAGTTGCAGATGTAGAGGAATATAAAGCTGTACCAAACCGTTTAGCTTTAGGTTCTGTAATCGAAGCGCGTCTTGACCCATCTAAAGGTGCTATTGCGACATTATTAGTCCAAGAAGGTACATTACGTGTTGGGGATCCAATCGTTGTTGGTGATACACATGGACGTGTCCGTGTTATGACTAACGATACTGGTCGTCGTATCAAGCAAGCTGGCCCATCAACACCAGTTGAAATCACTGGTTTACAAGAATCGCCACAAGCTGGTGACCGCTTTGTAGCCTTTGATGACGAAAAAACAGCCCGTGCCGTCGGTGAAGAACGTGCGAGCCGTGCCTTACAAGAACGTCGTCAAGCAAACCATGCTGTAACCTTAGACAACTTATTCGAAACGCTACAAGAAGGCGAATTGAAATCTGTTAATGTCATTATCAAAGGGGACGTTCAAGGTTCTGTTGAAGCCTTAGCTGGAAGCTTGAAGAAAATCGAAGTTGAAGGTGTTAAAGTAAACATCGTTCACCAAGCTGTTGGTGCGATTAACGAGAGTGATATTACTTTAGGTCAAGCGTCACAAGCCTTAATCATTGGTTTCAACGTGCGTCCTACACCACAAGCTAAATTACAAGCAGATGCTGATGAAGTAGAAGTACGTCTATACAACATTATCTACGATGCAATTAATGACGTAGAATCAGCGATGACGGGTATGTTAGACCCTGAATTCGTTGAAGAAGTAACCGGTACTGTACAAGTTCGTGAAACTTACAATGTATCTAAAGTAGGTACAATTGTTGGTGGTTACGTATTAGATGGTACAATCTACCGTAACTCACAAGTTCGTATCATCCGTGATTCAATTGTCATCTATGATGGTCAATTAGGTTCGTTACGTCGCTTTAAAGATGATGTGAAAGAAGTATCTCGTGGATTCGAACTAGGTCTTACAATTGAAAACTACAACGATATTAAAGTAGATGACGAAATTGAAGCATACCGTATGGTAGAAGTGAAGAAAAAATAG
- the rbfA gene encoding 30S ribosome-binding factor RbfA — translation MAKYRAERVSQEILRDVNDILRKTVKDPRVEGVTITDVEVTGDLQQATIFYTTLSELASEREKAQKGLEKSSGLIRSEIGKRLNIYKTPEIFFERDRSIEYGNHIDQLLAQLNKKDDFDSMSDAESDKLVD, via the coding sequence ATGGCAAAATATAGAGCTGAGCGTGTAAGTCAAGAGATCCTTCGCGACGTCAATGATATCTTGAGAAAGACCGTCAAAGACCCCCGCGTTGAAGGTGTTACAATTACTGATGTAGAAGTTACTGGAGATTTACAACAAGCAACTATTTTCTACACTACATTGAGTGAATTAGCCAGTGAACGTGAAAAAGCGCAAAAAGGTTTGGAAAAATCTAGTGGTTTAATTCGTTCTGAAATTGGTAAACGCCTAAATATCTATAAAACACCGGAAATATTCTTTGAACGCGACCGTTCAATTGAATATGGTAACCATATCGACCAATTGCTAGCACAATTAAATAAAAAAGATGATTTTGATAGCATGTCTGATGCTGAATCAGATAAGCTAGTTGATTAA
- a CDS encoding cell wall hydrolase, which produces MKFNKTILGTTFALSALFATAGFNTEEAKAAEWTARSVEEVSADMEAIDESTSEYTVVYGDTLSVIANAAGVDVNTLVQINEIENADLIFPSNSISFTKNAEGEVNEVVVEDANKKKDTYKVAEETVEKTATEEVAEETTVEPVAYEAEEATATVEATSYGTEAETTNEVTSSTSSNSAAEEIPYQVLQVVETEAGPSYSEKAAVFSVILNRANSGNWGGTTLSAVVNASGQFEVVSNGMAASATVSEQTYQAVNDVLTNGVTTKAESFRASGDGVTNVFF; this is translated from the coding sequence ATGAAATTTAACAAAACGATTTTAGGAACAACATTTGCATTGTCAGCATTATTTGCGACAGCAGGATTTAACACTGAAGAAGCCAAAGCAGCGGAATGGACAGCGCGTAGCGTTGAAGAAGTTTCAGCTGATATGGAAGCAATTGATGAATCAACATCTGAATATACTGTCGTGTACGGGGACACTTTATCAGTGATCGCTAACGCAGCTGGAGTAGATGTGAATACATTAGTTCAAATCAACGAAATTGAAAATGCTGATTTAATCTTCCCATCTAATTCTATTTCATTCACTAAAAATGCTGAAGGTGAAGTAAATGAAGTTGTAGTAGAAGATGCTAACAAGAAAAAAGACACTTACAAAGTAGCAGAAGAAACAGTTGAAAAAACAGCAACTGAAGAGGTAGCAGAAGAAACAACTGTTGAACCTGTAGCGTATGAAGCTGAAGAAGCAACAGCAACAGTAGAAGCGACTTCATATGGAACAGAAGCAGAAACGACAAATGAAGTAACATCTTCAACTTCTTCAAACTCAGCAGCAGAAGAAATCCCTTACCAAGTATTACAAGTAGTAGAAACTGAAGCTGGTCCAAGCTACTCTGAAAAAGCAGCAGTATTCTCTGTAATCCTTAACCGTGCAAACTCTGGTAACTGGGGTGGTACTACATTGTCAGCAGTAGTTAACGCATCTGGTCAATTTGAAGTTGTTTCAAATGGTATGGCAGCTAGCGCTACAGTATCAGAACAAACTTACCAAGCTGTTAACGATGTATTAACTAACGGCGTAACGACAAAAGCTGAATCATTCCGTGCCTCAGGTGACGGCGTGACAAACGTATTCTTCTAA
- a CDS encoding transposase codes for MRRDIREGVKKHMIDGIKPNYTALAEQYGCDYRTVKAAYEEALQGNKPKTRRTYPSKLDSFKQIIDIKLEDQCTAKSIFKFIQKKGFDGSYSLVRDYCRGVKKERIQKATVRVEYTPGLSAQIDWKEEMRLISSQGEVFRFNIFLYILNNS; via the coding sequence ATGAGAAGAGATATCAGAGAAGGAGTGAAAAAACATATGATTGATGGTATAAAGCCCAATTATACTGCGTTAGCGGAACAATACGGATGTGACTATCGTACGGTTAAAGCAGCGTATGAAGAAGCGTTACAAGGTAATAAACCTAAAACAAGGAGGACATATCCGAGTAAATTAGATTCATTCAAACAAATCATAGATATTAAGTTAGAAGATCAATGTACCGCTAAAAGTATCTTCAAATTCATACAAAAGAAAGGGTTCGATGGGAGTTACAGTCTTGTTAGAGACTATTGCCGTGGAGTGAAAAAAGAACGGATACAGAAAGCAACGGTACGCGTCGAATATACGCCTGGTCTTTCAGCACAAATCGATTGGAAAGAAGAAATGCGACTGATAAGCAGTCAGGGAGAAGTCTTCCGCTTTAATATTTTCCTTTATATCCTGAATAATTCATAG
- a CDS encoding IS1380 family transposase yields MTSLHKNQVKFNSNLTISHTGGRLSSDSGLVLVKEVMNTFDFSHVAKQWLHIKDKRVYFTHDNLAILEQLIMQLIAGYSADSSANLLRQDPVFQAVLGKKELASQSSISRFLDRFTEENMDQLQALNQSLIDKARLIRNDTELIIDVDSTHSDTFGRQEQTDYNAHYQTYGYHPLVAFDGLTGDFLKAELRSGNQYTSKGVKAFIDPLLHHYKSTLPHTEILVRGDSGFATPEVYESCEATESQYVIRLKSNRRLSQLAEHSVLYGDNKKWEDREIQYFSLPYQAQSWSKPRRVCIRSIREAGELLFHHAFIVTNLSDNVSPEVIFSLYGKRGTMENFIKEAKSGFYFDKTDSPRFLENHVRMMISVLAYNLVNFLKTIGFEQVNRGMTIHSIRLTLLKVAGKLVKTGRQVYLKLSSYHVYQTEFYKVFERLRRSRQWI; encoded by the coding sequence ATGACTAGCTTACACAAAAACCAGGTAAAATTCAATTCAAATTTGACTATTTCACATACAGGTGGTCGCTTATCGAGTGATTCGGGTTTGGTCTTAGTTAAAGAGGTGATGAATACCTTCGACTTTTCACACGTAGCTAAACAGTGGCTCCATATTAAAGACAAACGTGTTTACTTCACACATGATAACTTAGCGATATTAGAACAACTCATTATGCAGTTAATTGCTGGGTACTCGGCAGACTCATCAGCTAATCTATTAAGACAGGATCCAGTCTTTCAAGCTGTACTCGGTAAAAAAGAGTTGGCCTCACAATCGTCAATCTCTCGGTTTTTAGATCGTTTCACCGAGGAGAACATGGATCAACTCCAAGCATTAAATCAGTCGCTGATTGATAAAGCGCGTTTGATTCGCAATGACACCGAGTTAATCATTGATGTCGATTCCACACATTCGGATACCTTTGGACGCCAAGAACAAACAGATTATAATGCCCATTATCAAACCTACGGCTATCACCCATTAGTTGCATTTGACGGATTGACCGGAGATTTCCTAAAAGCTGAACTGCGTTCAGGCAATCAGTACACGTCTAAAGGGGTAAAAGCCTTTATCGACCCGCTGTTACACCACTACAAGAGCACGTTACCTCATACCGAGATATTGGTTCGGGGTGACAGCGGCTTCGCCACACCAGAGGTGTATGAATCTTGTGAAGCAACTGAAAGCCAGTACGTTATCCGATTAAAGAGCAATCGGAGGTTAAGTCAGTTAGCTGAACACTCTGTTCTTTATGGGGATAATAAAAAATGGGAAGACCGAGAAATACAGTATTTTTCACTCCCTTATCAAGCACAATCCTGGTCAAAACCCCGTCGCGTTTGTATTCGATCAATCCGTGAAGCAGGAGAGCTTCTTTTTCACCACGCATTCATTGTGACGAATCTATCCGATAATGTCTCGCCTGAAGTCATATTCTCTCTTTACGGCAAGCGTGGAACAATGGAAAATTTCATCAAAGAAGCGAAATCAGGCTTTTATTTTGACAAAACAGATAGTCCGCGTTTCCTGGAAAATCATGTCAGAATGATGATCAGTGTCCTGGCTTACAACCTCGTCAATTTTTTAAAGACCATTGGATTTGAACAAGTCAATCGGGGGATGACGATTCATTCTATACGATTGACATTGCTTAAAGTTGCCGGAAAACTCGTTAAAACAGGTAGACAAGTCTATCTCAAACTGTCGAGTTATCATGTGTATCAAACTGAATTTTATAAGGTTTTTGAACGCCTACGGCGATCTAGGCAATGGATTTAG
- a CDS encoding Mu transposase domain-containing protein, which produces MNYSGYILPYSKKKFITLTFDRKQDTLFECMNDAFYNTGGVPEEIWFDNMKTVVDRSRTQFSQVHLNDRFYSFSKDAGFRTMVCRPFRPQTKGSVEALARTMDRLRVYNHEFYDSTDLIRIVDELCDELNSEVSQATDEIPDILWKINEKEHLHKLKDDLLNPYFEDSIRRKVTKEAMVIFRKCRYSVDPRYIGKEVDLDLSENEEYVHIYYNGEQIRSHPLTTKRLNYNQEDLVQILKSDVMSHKEEDDIQEHIKRSLKQYDLLEVPSNEQ; this is translated from the coding sequence ATGAATTATTCAGGTTATATATTGCCCTACTCAAAGAAGAAATTTATTACGCTTACCTTTGATCGTAAACAAGATACATTGTTTGAGTGCATGAATGATGCCTTTTATAACACCGGTGGTGTTCCAGAAGAAATATGGTTCGATAATATGAAAACTGTCGTCGACCGGTCACGAACTCAATTCTCTCAGGTTCATTTAAACGATCGCTTCTATTCTTTTAGTAAAGATGCAGGGTTCAGAACAATGGTCTGTCGTCCTTTTCGCCCCCAAACAAAAGGCAGCGTAGAAGCTCTCGCCAGAACAATGGACCGGTTACGGGTTTACAATCATGAATTTTATGATTCGACAGACCTCATTCGAATCGTTGACGAACTTTGTGATGAATTAAATTCGGAAGTGTCTCAAGCAACGGACGAGATTCCTGATATACTTTGGAAAATTAATGAAAAAGAGCACCTCCATAAGCTAAAAGATGACTTGTTAAATCCTTATTTTGAAGACTCTATTCGCCGTAAAGTCACAAAGGAAGCAATGGTCATTTTCCGCAAATGTAGGTACTCTGTAGACCCTCGTTATATCGGAAAAGAAGTTGACTTGGATCTTTCCGAAAACGAAGAGTACGTGCACATTTATTATAACGGAGAACAGATTCGTTCGCACCCACTTACCACAAAAAGATTGAACTATAACCAAGAAGATTTGGTTCAGATACTTAAATCAGATGTCATGAGCCACAAAGAAGAAGATGACATCCAAGAACATATTAAACGAAGTTTAAAGCAATATGATTTACTGGAGGTGCCTTCGAATGAGCAGTAA
- the istB gene encoding IS21-like element helper ATPase IstB, producing MSSNYQKLLNNLEALNLKHMREYVPNYIEIANRDELSVTEALLELTNQELDFQTNQTVERVIQRAHFPKRTSLEEFDFNFQPSVNKKEILDLKHMAFMEKKENLVFIGNPGVGKTHLVIALGIEACHQGYRTLFISCHELLLRLRSAFEKGTVDRVLKRYAKYDLLIIDEIGYLPIQKVEANLFFQLLTMRYEKKSTMITTNIILSRWGELFQNSEIAAAILDRLVHHVKVFKITGKSYRMKGKI from the coding sequence ATGAGCAGTAACTATCAAAAGCTATTAAATAATCTAGAGGCCTTGAATTTAAAACATATGAGAGAATATGTGCCAAACTATATTGAAATTGCCAATCGAGATGAGCTTTCTGTAACAGAAGCTCTTCTAGAATTAACTAATCAAGAATTAGACTTTCAAACGAATCAGACTGTGGAACGTGTCATCCAGCGCGCACACTTTCCCAAACGGACATCACTTGAAGAATTTGATTTCAACTTTCAACCAAGCGTTAACAAAAAAGAGATTCTAGACTTGAAACATATGGCTTTTATGGAGAAAAAAGAAAACTTAGTTTTCATTGGAAACCCTGGTGTAGGGAAAACACACCTTGTCATTGCATTAGGCATTGAAGCATGTCATCAAGGCTACCGTACGCTGTTTATCAGTTGTCATGAATTACTTTTACGTCTTCGTTCTGCCTTTGAAAAAGGGACCGTCGATCGTGTTCTGAAACGATATGCCAAATATGATCTTTTGATCATTGATGAAATAGGTTATTTACCAATTCAAAAAGTTGAAGCTAACCTCTTCTTTCAACTATTAACGATGCGTTACGAAAAAAAATCAACAATGATTACGACAAATATTATCTTATCTCGATGGGGGGAGCTATTTCAGAATTCTGAAATAGCCGCCGCCATTCTTGATCGTCTGGTTCACCATGTTAAAGTCTTCAAGATTACTGGAAAATCATATCGTATGAAAGGGAAAATATAA
- the clpP gene encoding ATP-dependent Clp endopeptidase proteolytic subunit ClpP gives MNLVPTVIEQSSRGERAYDIYSRLLKDRIIMLSGEFNDDLANSIIAQLLFLDAQDPDKDIYLYINSPGGSITSGMAIYDTMQFVHADVQTIVMGMAASMGSFIAAAGTKGKRFALPNAEILIHQPLGGAQGQATEIEIAARHILKTKEKMNRLYSEMTGQPVEVIERDTDRDNWLTAEEALEYGLLDQIMTKNDELEK, from the coding sequence ATGAACTTAGTACCAACAGTTATTGAACAATCTTCTCGCGGTGAACGTGCTTACGATATCTACTCTCGTTTATTAAAAGACCGTATTATTATGCTGAGCGGGGAATTTAATGATGATTTAGCTAACTCAATTATCGCCCAATTGTTATTCTTAGATGCTCAAGACCCAGACAAGGATATCTACCTATACATCAATTCACCAGGTGGCTCTATCACTTCTGGTATGGCCATCTACGATACAATGCAATTTGTACATGCAGATGTACAAACAATTGTAATGGGTATGGCAGCATCAATGGGCTCGTTTATTGCAGCCGCAGGTACTAAAGGTAAACGTTTTGCCTTACCAAATGCTGAAATCTTAATTCACCAACCATTAGGTGGCGCTCAAGGACAAGCTACTGAAATTGAAATCGCTGCTCGCCACATCTTGAAAACAAAAGAAAAAATGAACCGTCTATACTCTGAAATGACCGGCCAACCTGTAGAAGTGATTGAACGCGATACAGACCGTGATAACTGGTTAACAGCAGAAGAAGCGTTAGAATATGGTTTATTAGATCAAATTATGACTAAAAATGATGAATTAGAAAAATAA
- a CDS encoding sugar-binding transcriptional regulator — translation MDELFKSITEVVPEVQKIYFERISVLQRIFKDGPIGRKGLAEKLAITERPLRTITDVLKQQGLIDSSPTGMTITPKGERAIATGQDLWRDTNKIHLQEKHLADVLNIADARIVSGDIDQDQHILFEMGLQVSKYLDTNLPAGNHTIAVTGGSTMLEVSEHVQLAPSADRHFTVVAARGGIGDASATQANTISDILAQKLHGHNISLYAPENLSEVANMALMNDPVIQSTLKRLKEANILLFSVGNAKIMVRRRGLDLESSSKIKSNHAVGEAFGCFFDKEGNIVHRIPRIGLQIEDLADIDLPILIAGGSVKAEAIQAFAKLAPKQLVIITDQGASNMVLNGESH, via the coding sequence ATGGACGAATTATTTAAAAGTATTACTGAAGTAGTGCCTGAAGTTCAGAAGATCTATTTTGAGAGAATTAGCGTATTACAGCGAATTTTCAAAGATGGTCCGATTGGTCGGAAGGGACTAGCTGAAAAGTTAGCAATTACCGAACGACCGCTACGTACAATTACAGATGTTTTGAAACAACAAGGTCTCATTGATTCTTCCCCCACGGGTATGACTATTACGCCAAAAGGGGAACGAGCAATTGCTACAGGTCAAGACTTGTGGCGTGATACAAATAAAATTCACCTGCAAGAAAAACATTTGGCTGATGTGCTCAACATAGCAGATGCTCGAATTGTTTCAGGAGATATCGACCAGGATCAACATATTTTGTTTGAAATGGGTCTACAAGTTTCAAAATACTTAGACACGAATTTACCAGCGGGGAATCATACGATTGCTGTTACTGGTGGTTCAACTATGCTAGAGGTGAGTGAACATGTTCAATTAGCACCTTCTGCTGACAGACACTTTACTGTGGTCGCAGCCAGGGGTGGGATCGGAGATGCTTCAGCAACTCAAGCCAATACAATTAGCGATATTCTAGCGCAAAAGTTACACGGTCACAATATTTCCTTATATGCTCCCGAGAATTTATCTGAGGTGGCAAATATGGCTTTAATGAATGATCCCGTGATTCAATCAACTTTAAAGCGGTTAAAAGAGGCTAACATTTTGCTTTTTAGCGTTGGTAATGCTAAAATTATGGTAAGGCGTAGGGGACTTGATTTAGAAAGTTCATCTAAGATTAAGAGTAACCACGCTGTAGGGGAAGCGTTCGGGTGTTTCTTTGATAAAGAAGGAAACATAGTGCATCGAATCCCTAGAATCGGCCTTCAAATTGAAGATTTGGCAGATATAGATTTGCCGATTCTAATTGCTGGAGGCAGTGTAAAAGCAGAAGCAATACAGGCTTTTGCGAAACTCGCACCTAAACAGTTAGTCATTATAACTGATCAAGGTGCCTCAAATATGGTTTTAAATGGGGAATCCCATTAA
- the gap gene encoding type I glyceraldehyde-3-phosphate dehydrogenase: MAIKLAINGFGRIGRLTLRRIWEENESNVEIVAINDLTDNEFLAYLLKYDTAHGTFNHDIETTENGISIDGKEITVYSERDANDLPWGDLGVDIVLECTGFYATKEKSQAHINAGAKKVIISAPADAETKTIVYGVNEDIIEAEDKIISGASCTTNCLAPVVNVLEKEFGIKHGLMSTIHAYTSTQSLQDAPNGKKGNFRNGRAAAENAIPSSTGAAKAVGRVIPSVNGKVDGTAIRIPIVTGSMTEFYSTLNTKVTVEEVNAAMEKYANPSFLYNTDEVVSSDIVGVPAGSIFDATQTKVIESEDGQLVKTVAWYDNEAGFVSQFVRLIEFFAAKQ; the protein is encoded by the coding sequence ATGGCAATTAAATTAGCAATTAACGGTTTTGGTCGTATCGGTCGTTTAACTTTACGTCGTATCTGGGAAGAAAATGAATCAAATGTAGAAATCGTGGCAATCAACGATTTAACAGACAACGAATTCTTAGCTTACCTATTAAAATATGATACAGCTCACGGTACTTTCAACCACGATATCGAAACTACTGAAAATGGTATTTCTATCGATGGTAAAGAAATCACTGTATACTCTGAACGTGACGCAAACGATTTACCTTGGGGTGACTTAGGTGTTGATATCGTTCTAGAATGTACTGGTTTCTACGCTACAAAAGAAAAATCTCAAGCACACATCAACGCTGGTGCTAAAAAAGTTATCATCTCAGCTCCTGCTGATGCTGAAACTAAAACAATTGTTTACGGTGTAAACGAAGATATCATCGAAGCTGAAGATAAAATTATCTCTGGTGCTTCATGTACTACTAACTGTTTAGCTCCTGTAGTTAACGTGTTAGAAAAAGAATTTGGTATCAAACATGGTTTAATGTCAACAATCCATGCTTACACTTCTACACAATCATTACAAGATGCACCTAACGGTAAAAAAGGTAACTTCCGTAACGGTCGTGCAGCTGCAGAAAACGCTATTCCATCATCTACTGGTGCAGCAAAAGCTGTAGGTCGCGTTATCCCTTCAGTTAACGGTAAAGTTGACGGTACTGCTATCCGTATTCCTATCGTTACTGGTTCAATGACTGAGTTCTACTCAACATTAAATACTAAAGTTACAGTTGAAGAAGTTAACGCTGCTATGGAAAAATACGCTAACCCTTCATTCTTATACAACACTGATGAAGTCGTATCTTCTGACATCGTTGGTGTTCCAGCTGGTTCAATTTTCGACGCAACTCAAACTAAAGTTATCGAATCTGAAGATGGCCAATTAGTTAAAACTGTTGCTTGGTACGACAACGAAGCTGGTTTCGTTTCTCAATTCGTACGTTTAATCGAATTCTTTGCTGCTAAACAATAA